The genomic DNA GCGCCGCCGGAGTAGGCGGTCGTGCCGCCGAAGAGCGCGGTCTTCTCGATCACGAGCGTCTCCAGACCCGATTGACGCGCGGTGATGGCCGCGGTGAGGCCGGCGGCACCGCTGCCGATGACGAGGACGTCGGTTTCGATCATGGTGAAAGTCTCCTGGCGAACGATGGGAAGCGGCTTGGGCCGCTCGACGGCCCGTTGGCGCTCACGCCGGCACGATGCGCATCGGCAACTTGTCGAGCGTGCGCATCTGGTTGATCGGGCGATAGGTGGCCGGCGCGGTCAGTTCCATGCGGGCCACGCGGCGGCTCAGTGCGCCGATCAGTGCTTCGGATTCCTGGCGCGCGAGCATCTGGCCGATGCAGGCATGAATGCCGTGGCCCAATGCCACGTGGTTGCCGGCGAGGGCAGGGCGATCGACATCGAAGCGCTCGGCCTCCGGGAATTGCCGCGGGTCGCGGTTCGCGGCACCCATGAAGACGCCGATCTTCGTGTCGGCGTTCAGGCGCACGCCGGAGAGCTCGGTTTCCCCGCGCGTGGTGCGATAGGTCACCTGGAACGGTGTCTCGTGCCGGATGCCTTCCTCGAAGGCCGCCTTGACCTTCGCGGGCTCGCTGCGCACGCGCTCCCATTGGGCCGGGCTCTTCGCCAACTGGTGCAAGGTGAAGCCGATGCCCGCGATGGTCGAGTCGGTGCCGCCGCCCACGAAGCTGCGCACCACGTTCGAGGCAATGCCTTCATCGAGCTCGCCCGCGTCCTCCGCGCGAAACAGGAGCTCGGCGATCGAGCCGGGGATCACGCCCTGGCGCGACACGCTCTCCTCGAACCATGCGAGATAAGGTTGCGCGGCCTCCATCGCGCGCTCGTAGAGCGCGTTGCGCGGGCCGCTCTGGTTGAAACGCATCTCGCCAATGGCCAGCGTCTCGGTGCGCGGCAGGCGCACGCCGACGGCCGCCGGAAAGGCTTCCAGAATAAAACGTTCGGCGCAGTCTTCCACACCGTCGAATTCGCGCCGCGCCAGCAACTCGTCCACCAGCGCCTCGGCCTTGCGGTCGAAGCCTTCCTTCCACTTGCGGATGACCAGCGGCGAGAGCAGGCGCGTCACCACCGATCGGATCTTCGTGTGGTCCGGCGGATCGGCTTCGAGCAGCCGGCTCGGTATGCGGAACTCGCCCGGCCTGCGGATGTCCTGGATGCCGATGCCGCCGGCATTGGTGAAGCGCGCGTGGTCCGACAGCACCGTCTTCGCTTCCGCGTGACGGCCCACGGCGTAGATGCCGTGCGGCTGGATGTAGGCCGCCGGCCCCGCTTCGCGCAGCGCTTCATGGAACGGATAGGGATCGCGCAGGACCTCGATCGAATAGGGATCGATGTCCAGCACGGGCGCTTCGCGCAACGCGACGGCTTCGGCGTTGGAGGTCATGCACAGGCTCCTGACGTGGGAAATGCGTCGAGTTTGGGGTTTGCCCTAGGCGCCGTCTGTCCCCTTACCGGGGACGGGACGCGCCTTGAGATTCCGTGGCGGCGTGCGCTGTCACGCGGGATGGGGACAGACGTTCCGTCCGCAGCTTGATTTACTCGCGCCCATCCATCGAACGACTCAGGAGACACAACATGCGCGCTTCCCTCCTTGCCCTCGCGGCCTCCATCGCCCTCGCATCCGGCGCGGGGGCGTATGCCCAGAAGAACTACGGCCCCGGCGCCAGCGACACCGAGATCAAGCTCGGCCAGACGGTGGCGTACAGCGGTCCCGGTTCGGCCTACGCGATGGTCGGCCGCATGTCGGTGGCCTACTTCAAGATGCTCAACGAAACCAGGGGCGGCATCCACGGACGAAAGATCAATCTGCTGTCCGTGGACGATGCCTACAGTCCGCCCAAGACGGTGGAGGGCACGCGCAAGCTGGTCGAGTCCGATCAGGTGCTGGCGATGGTCAACTCGATGGGGACGGCCGCGCAGACCTCGGTGCAGAAGTACCTCAATGCCAAGCAGGTGCCGCAGGTGTTCTTCTATGCGTCGAGCCCCGGCCTGCACGACGCCAAGGCCACGCCCTGGACGGTGCCGTTTTCCTTCGCCTACGACATCGAAGGGTCGATCTACGGAAAGTATCTGGCCGAATCGAGGCCGCAGGCCAAGATCGGCGTGCTCTACCAGAACGACGATGTCGGCAAGTCGTACATGCGCGGCTTTCGCAAGGCCCTGGGCGACAAGCAGCGCAACATCGTCAAGGAAGTCAGCCAGGAGATGAGCGACCCGACCGTCGATTCGCAGATCCTGCAACTGCAGGCCTCGGGCGCCGACGTGCTGGTGGCGTTCACCTCGAACAAGGCGCAGGCCCAGGCGATCAGGAAGGTGGCCGCGATCGGCTGGAAGCCTTTCTACATCGTGCCCTATGTCTCGAGTTCCATCACCGGCGTGCTCGCGCCGGCCGGCCTCGACAACGCGGTGGGCCTGGTGTCGAGCTACTGGTTCAAGACGCCGTCCGATCCGACCTGGACCCAGGACAAGGCGATGCAGGAGTACCTGGCCTTCTTCAAGAAATACCTCCCCAATGACGATCCGGGCGACACCACCTCGGTCTACACCTACATGGGCGCGCAGCTCACTGCGCTGGTGCTGGAGCGCTGCGGCGACAACCTCACGCGCGAGAACTTCCTCAAGCAGGTGCAGGGCCTCAAGGATGTGGAACTCGGCATGCTGCTGCCGGGCATGAAGATCAACTTCAGTGCCGACGACTACTACCCGATCCGCCAGGCGCGCCTGGCGCAGTTCGACGGCAAGTCGTGGAAGCCGATGACGGAGCTGATCACGATCGAGCGTTGATGGCGGAAAGGATCTCCAGGAAAAAGGCCGCATGCGCGGCCTTTTTCCTTGTGCGAATGTCCGGCCGATTCAGGCCGTCGCCTGCGCCTCGCGAAACCCCTCGAGCACCGCATCGTCGACTTCGCGCGGCGCCACGCAATCGCCGATGCGGCGCACGGGCAGGCCGCGCGCGCTCAGCTGGTGGTAGAGCGCATCCTCGCTGGTGCGCTGCATCGACAGCACGACCGTGTCGGCTGCCAGCGCCTCGGCCGCACCGCCGAGCGTGCTGCTCAGAATGGCGTGGCCCGGCGCGATGCTGTCGACCCGGGTCGAGGCGCGCATCGCGACCCCGGCTTCGGTCACGCGCGGCATCAGCCATGGCCAGTCGAGCGTGGCTTCGAGCTTGTGCCCGAGCATCGCATCGGCGGTGACCACCGTGACCTCGCGCCCCGTGGCCGCCAGCAATCGCGCCAGGCCCAGCGGCAGGTAGTCGCCGTTGTCATCCACGATCAGCACGCGCCGGCCGCAGACCGGGAGCTGGTCGAGCGCCGAGAGCACATCCATCACGTGCGGCAATTCCGCGCCAGCCATCGTGTCTCGGTCGGTGCGGAACATCGAGCGCCCGCCGGTCTGCCAGCGCGCGCCCGTGGCCACCACGACCTCGTCGGCACCGGCGGCTGCGACCGCCGCGGCCGTGGCCTCCCGGTGCAGGACGATCTCCACGCCCCGTCGCCGCACCGAGGCTTCCAGGTCGTCGACCAGGAAGTTCCACGATGCGTAGTCCGGCAACAGGCCGGCCTTGCGGATCTGGCCGCCGAGCTGGCCGCTGCGCTCCCACAGCGTGACGCGGTGCCCGCGCGCCGCCGCGGTGTCCGCGAACTTGAGGCCGGCGGGGCCGCCGCCGATCACCAGAACCCTTCGTGCGCCGGCGGGCGGCTTGATGACGACGGCCGCGCCGAATTGCAGCTCGCGGCCGGCCACCGGGTTGACGGTGCAGCTCACGTTCTGTCCGAGCCGGCGCCAGCAGCCCTGGTTGGCGCCGACGCAGCGGCGCGTTTCTTCGGCGCGGCCCTGTTGCGCCTTGCGCACGATCTCGGGGTCGGCAATGTGCGCGCGCACCAGGCCGACGAGGTCCGATTGCCCGCGCTGCACGATCTCCGCCGCCTTCTCGATGCTGCGCACCGAGCCCTGGATCAAGAGCGGAATGCGGCCCGCCAACGCCGCGCGCACCGGCGCTGCGCCGGCGGCGAGCGGCGCGGTTTCTCCGCTCGATTGCGGCGGCACGAGTTTGTGGTTCTGGTGGTAGTCGGTGTGCGAGAGGCACACGTAGTCGAAGAGCCGCGCCTGTTCCAGCAACTGCACGACGCGGACGGTCTCGCGCGGCGTGGTGCCGGCCTCGCCGAGGTATTCGTCGAGGCTCAGCTTGATGCCCACGACGAACTCGCTGCCGCAGCGCTGGCGCACCGCCTTGCCGATCTCCAGTGCCAGCCGCGCGCGGCGCTCGGTGTCGCCGCCCCAGGCATCGTCGCGCCGGTTCCAGTAGGGCGACAGGAAGTTGCTGACGAGATAGCCGTGCGAGCCGTGGATCTCCACACCGTCGCCGCCGCCTGCCTGCACGTT from Variovorax sp. PBL-E5 includes the following:
- a CDS encoding cytochrome P450, producing the protein MTSNAEAVALREAPVLDIDPYSIEVLRDPYPFHEALREAGPAAYIQPHGIYAVGRHAEAKTVLSDHARFTNAGGIGIQDIRRPGEFRIPSRLLEADPPDHTKIRSVVTRLLSPLVIRKWKEGFDRKAEALVDELLARREFDGVEDCAERFILEAFPAAVGVRLPRTETLAIGEMRFNQSGPRNALYERAMEAAQPYLAWFEESVSRQGVIPGSIAELLFRAEDAGELDEGIASNVVRSFVGGGTDSTIAGIGFTLHQLAKSPAQWERVRSEPAKVKAAFEEGIRHETPFQVTYRTTRGETELSGVRLNADTKIGVFMGAANRDPRQFPEAERFDVDRPALAGNHVALGHGIHACIGQMLARQESEALIGALSRRVARMELTAPATYRPINQMRTLDKLPMRIVPA
- a CDS encoding ABC transporter substrate-binding protein; translation: MRASLLALAASIALASGAGAYAQKNYGPGASDTEIKLGQTVAYSGPGSAYAMVGRMSVAYFKMLNETRGGIHGRKINLLSVDDAYSPPKTVEGTRKLVESDQVLAMVNSMGTAAQTSVQKYLNAKQVPQVFFYASSPGLHDAKATPWTVPFSFAYDIEGSIYGKYLAESRPQAKIGVLYQNDDVGKSYMRGFRKALGDKQRNIVKEVSQEMSDPTVDSQILQLQASGADVLVAFTSNKAQAQAIRKVAAIGWKPFYIVPYVSSSITGVLAPAGLDNAVGLVSSYWFKTPSDPTWTQDKAMQEYLAFFKKYLPNDDPGDTTSVYTYMGAQLTALVLERCGDNLTRENFLKQVQGLKDVELGMLLPGMKINFSADDYYPIRQARLAQFDGKSWKPMTELITIER
- a CDS encoding oxidoreductase yields the protein MNPLDALWEPVRIGPVQTRNRIYLPAHQVSLPPPAYGAYLAERARGGVGLIVTHGFHVHPASARAGVSPWEPAWADAVQAFVQPSKRHGVPVFVQVTHMGASGTRRTDDIDHWGAVMAPSPLPSPVHRAMPKPMEEEDIREVIAGFAATCANVQAGGGDGVEIHGSHGYLVSNFLSPYWNRRDDAWGGDTERRARLALEIGKAVRQRCGSEFVVGIKLSLDEYLGEAGTTPRETVRVVQLLEQARLFDYVCLSHTDYHQNHKLVPPQSSGETAPLAAGAAPVRAALAGRIPLLIQGSVRSIEKAAEIVQRGQSDLVGLVRAHIADPEIVRKAQQGRAEETRRCVGANQGCWRRLGQNVSCTVNPVAGRELQFGAAVVIKPPAGARRVLVIGGGPAGLKFADTAAARGHRVTLWERSGQLGGQIRKAGLLPDYASWNFLVDDLEASVRRRGVEIVLHREATAAAVAAAGADEVVVATGARWQTGGRSMFRTDRDTMAGAELPHVMDVLSALDQLPVCGRRVLIVDDNGDYLPLGLARLLAATGREVTVVTADAMLGHKLEATLDWPWLMPRVTEAGVAMRASTRVDSIAPGHAILSSTLGGAAEALAADTVVLSMQRTSEDALYHQLSARGLPVRRIGDCVAPREVDDAVLEGFREAQATA